One genomic region from Bradyrhizobium icense encodes:
- a CDS encoding serine hydrolase domain-containing protein, protein MISRRLVIRLLGAAVIAFALSPTPVALAFSPEARNAKLDETLRGLVEGRSTPGIVVLILQDGRPAYSRSVGVREVGSTAPIGANDMFRVASMTKAVTSVAAMILVEQGKIGLDDPVSRFLPEFSKLRVRGPDGAEGPANRPPTVRELLTHTAGLSYNFINNARLVDAYRDARVTDGLDQPELTTAEAMQRLASVPLGYQPGTGWEYSLATDVLGAVIEKVTGNSLESFVNERIAKPLRIESFVFNAPEAARSRFVQVTRPAEVTGALGTGYVPVRGPEAVPFPPTKGTASLDPNRAFSPTAYNSGGAGMSATIGDYARFLQMLLNEGELDGVRVLRAETVRQMTQNATGNMRTIRGPGWGFTLGFGILTDPAAAKSRLPAGSYGWGGIYGTQFWIDPTNRVIGVVMTQTAIIGSGPISNPVREAFYAAD, encoded by the coding sequence ATGATCTCACGTCGTCTTGTCATCCGACTGCTTGGGGCCGCAGTAATAGCTTTCGCGCTCAGCCCCACCCCGGTGGCGCTGGCTTTTTCGCCCGAGGCGCGCAACGCCAAGCTCGATGAAACCCTTCGGGGATTGGTGGAAGGCCGCAGCACTCCGGGTATCGTGGTGCTGATCCTCCAGGACGGCCGCCCGGCCTACAGCCGCAGTGTCGGCGTTCGCGAGGTCGGGAGTACCGCGCCGATCGGCGCAAACGACATGTTCCGAGTTGCTTCGATGACGAAGGCTGTCACCTCAGTGGCGGCGATGATCCTTGTCGAGCAGGGCAAGATTGGCCTGGATGATCCGGTCAGCCGCTTCCTCCCCGAGTTCAGCAAGCTGCGGGTGCGCGGGCCCGACGGCGCCGAGGGGCCGGCGAACAGGCCCCCGACAGTCCGCGAACTGCTGACCCATACCGCCGGGCTCTCCTATAACTTCATCAATAATGCTCGGCTTGTGGATGCATATCGCGACGCGCGCGTGACCGACGGGCTAGATCAGCCCGAATTGACCACCGCTGAAGCAATGCAGCGTCTCGCCTCCGTTCCGCTTGGCTATCAGCCCGGTACGGGCTGGGAATACTCGCTTGCGACGGATGTGCTCGGGGCCGTGATCGAGAAAGTGACGGGAAACAGCCTGGAATCTTTTGTCAACGAGCGTATAGCAAAGCCCTTGCGCATCGAGAGTTTTGTGTTCAACGCACCTGAGGCCGCTCGCTCGCGCTTCGTGCAGGTGACGCGACCCGCAGAGGTCACGGGCGCACTCGGCACTGGCTACGTTCCCGTGAGGGGACCTGAGGCAGTGCCGTTCCCGCCCACCAAGGGCACTGCCAGCCTCGACCCGAACCGCGCCTTCTCTCCGACTGCCTACAATTCCGGCGGCGCCGGCATGAGTGCCACGATCGGTGACTACGCGCGGTTCTTGCAGATGCTGCTGAACGAGGGCGAGCTTGATGGCGTGCGGGTGCTCCGCGCCGAGACGGTCCGGCAGATGACGCAGAACGCGACCGGCAACATGCGGACGATCCGCGGGCCGGGTTGGGGCTTCACGCTGGGCTTTGGGATTCTGACCGATCCCGCCGCAGCCAAGAGCCGTCTTCCGGCCGGTAGCTATGGATGGGGCGGCATCTATGGCACGCAGTTTTGGATCGATCCGACAAACCGCGTCATCGGCGTAGTCATGACCCAGACGGCGATCATCGGCTCCGGTCCAATTTCGAATCCCGTGCGCGAGGCGTTCTATGCGGCCGATTGA
- a CDS encoding Crp/Fnr family transcriptional regulator, with amino-acid sequence MAVSSPDLKAFLLATPFFGGLSDASLDLLISMLVERRFNAGATVVAEGEPGRSLFIVHSGQLVVSKRADAGRVIRMAGLEPGDFFGEMTLIEMQNRSATVVAESPTVLYELTAQKLYTCYKTDIHAYVMVMQNINRELCRRLRRADDRIARLQMLRASQ; translated from the coding sequence ATGGCTGTCAGCTCCCCCGATCTGAAAGCGTTCTTGCTCGCCACACCTTTCTTCGGTGGCCTTTCAGATGCAAGCCTCGATCTCTTGATCTCGATGCTGGTCGAGCGCCGCTTCAACGCCGGTGCCACGGTCGTCGCGGAAGGAGAACCGGGACGCTCACTGTTCATTGTTCACTCTGGCCAGCTCGTGGTGAGCAAGCGGGCGGATGCCGGACGCGTCATTCGCATGGCGGGTCTCGAGCCCGGTGATTTCTTCGGCGAAATGACGCTGATCGAAATGCAGAACCGATCGGCTACCGTCGTTGCGGAGAGCCCAACCGTGCTGTACGAGCTCACGGCGCAAAAACTCTACACGTGCTACAAGACCGACATCCATGCGTATGTGATGGTGATGCAGAACATCAACCGCGAGCTTTGTCGGCGGCTCAGACGCGCCGACGATCGCATCGCCAGGCTGCAGATGCTTCGCGCCAGTCAATGA
- a CDS encoding L,D-transpeptidase, which yields MIRRGLALLLVGLLGGCMQATLAPSSNASLTPRDRQLLAHTPYAQASIPETYRRHIVDYTRKEQPGTILVDTNARYLYYVLPGGKAIRYGVTVGEEALAWYGVATVGRMAEWPDWIPTAEIQARLGPYPKRVAGGPANPLGARALYLYEGNKDTLYRIHGTNQPEYIGQAISSGCIRMTNEDVIDLVNRVKLGAIVVVLPPGRSA from the coding sequence ATGATAAGGCGCGGGCTCGCATTGTTGCTCGTAGGGCTGCTCGGCGGCTGCATGCAAGCGACGCTTGCACCGTCTTCGAATGCCAGTTTGACCCCGAGGGACCGGCAGTTGCTTGCCCACACGCCTTATGCGCAGGCCAGCATTCCCGAGACTTATCGCCGGCATATCGTCGACTATACGCGCAAGGAGCAGCCGGGCACGATTCTGGTCGATACCAACGCACGTTATCTCTATTACGTCCTGCCGGGAGGCAAGGCGATCCGGTATGGCGTGACGGTGGGAGAGGAAGCGCTGGCCTGGTACGGCGTTGCAACCGTTGGCCGCATGGCTGAATGGCCGGACTGGATCCCGACGGCGGAGATCCAGGCGCGGCTCGGCCCCTACCCGAAGCGCGTTGCCGGAGGTCCGGCCAACCCGCTGGGTGCGCGGGCGCTATATCTTTACGAGGGCAACAAGGACACCCTCTATCGCATCCACGGCACCAACCAGCCGGAATATATCGGCCAGGCCATCTCCTCCGGCTGCATCCGCATGACCAACGAAGACGTCATCGATCTCGTGAATCGGGTGAAGCTGGGCGCGATCGTGGTCGTCCTGCCGCCGGGCCGGAGTGCGTAG